A window from Chiloscyllium punctatum isolate Juve2018m chromosome 3, sChiPun1.3, whole genome shotgun sequence encodes these proteins:
- the LOC140456293 gene encoding protein FAM177B, whose protein sequence is MEAAGESREQTEKSEPEDLKAEKKQPRRFIHFSNGDIMEEYSTEEESEEEQQVSEKVNPTTLSWNHFLVFWVMKFARISLFTCDFLGEKLANLFGLTSAKYQYAVDEYYSVQDQEGYEDGDEMTIVEDEKMNERQHLPLQNFQYGTLDTMERSGIASSDDCKHTVCYENEAMEDNADINDQIKMDNN, encoded by the exons ACAGAGAAATCGGAACCTGAAGATTTGAAGGCAGAGAAGAAACAGCCACGAAGATTCATTCACTTTTCAAATGGAGACATCATGGAGGAATATAGTACTGAAGAAGAGAGCGAAGAGGAGCAgcaagtgtcagagaaagtcaatCCT ACCACACTCTCCTGGAACCATTTCCTGGTGTTTTGGGTAATGAAGTTTGCAAGGATATCATTATTCA CCTGTGACTTTCTTGGAGAGAAACTGGCCAATCTGTTTGGATTGACATCAGCCAAGTACCAATATGCAGTAGATGAATACTACAGTGTTCAAGACCAG GAAGGATATGAAGATGGGGATGAAATGACAATTGTGGAGGATGAGAAAATGAATGAAAGACAGCATCTTCCGCTCCAGAATTTTCAATATGGTACTTTAGACACGATGGAGCGATCAGGAATTGCAAGCAGTGATGACTGCAAACACACCGTATGTTATGAAAATGAAGCAATGGAAGATAATGCAGATATTAATGATCAGATAAAGATGGACAACAACTAA